The following proteins come from a genomic window of Sorghum bicolor cultivar BTx623 chromosome 3, Sorghum_bicolor_NCBIv3, whole genome shotgun sequence:
- the LOC8070461 gene encoding phosphate transporter PHO1-1, whose amino-acid sequence MVKFSKQFEGQLVPEWKHAFVDYCLLKKDLKRMQHARLLLGRHHAADRCEAGLTDTQETAGHHAERASLSLSHWLLDRLPAAALFFGSNARNNDHGVIHVHRRKLLAGSASRGGGGGGDDEYETELLEPTPLADADAAAAREFFARLDAQLNKVNQFYKSKEQEFLERGRSLRRQMDILADLSAARASRDDPFVASASASASSEDESTRYAMTSASDTDQLQLNEQEGTTPTNDNDPGVTALAQEDHQQQDLEGSGTFAGRPLSGCGRKSLKITIPLTTPSRTISALTDILWDELASSQSSKKCNPDGGVGKQSVNKTKLRHAEKMIKRAFVELYKGLGYLATYRNLNMMAFVKILKKFEKITGKQVLSVYLKVVETSYFNSSDEALKLMDEVEDIFVRHFAGDNRRKAMKYLRPAQRRDSHAATFFTGLTAGCFAALFVGYCVMAHMAGMYYYYSTPAPRPRPPRARGVTAGGGFGDSVSVYMETAYPVLSMFALLFLHLLLYGCNMAAWRRCRVNYGFIFESSPRPAGGGGELGPRDVFLVCAASMAAVAGVMFAHLALVLRSGYHHASPHVQAIPGFLLLVFLLLLFCPINVVYRSSRFQFLRILRNIVLSPLYKVVMVDFFMADQLCSQVPMLRSLEYLACYYISGSYWTQEYGYCTNTKHIRDLAYAVSFLPYYWRAMQCARRWFDEGDTSHLVNLGKYVSAMLAAGAKVAYEKDKSLASLSLLVAVSSGATVYQLYWDFVKDWGLLQPNSKNPWLRNDLILRRKSIYYLSMGLNLVLRLAWLQTVIHPNFGSLDSRVTSFFLAALEVIRRGHWNFYRLENEHLNNAGKFRAVKTVPLPFHEVDED is encoded by the exons ATGGTGAAGTTCTCCAAGCAGTTTGAGGGGCAGCTTGTCCCGGAGTGGAAGCATGCCTTCGTGGACTATTGCCTGCTCAAAAAGGATCTGAAGAGGATGCAGCACGCCCGGCTGTTGCTTGGCCGGCATCATGCTGCTGACCGTTGCGAAGCAGGCCTAACCGACACACAAGAAACAGCCGGTCATCACGCGGAACGGGCCTCTCTCTCCCTGTCCCACTGGCTCTTGGACAGGCTCCCTGCTGCTGCTCTCTTCTTCGGCTCCAATGCTCGCAACAACGATCATGGGGTCATACAC GTGCACCGCCGGAAGCTGCTGGCGGGGTCGGCGagcagaggcggcggcggcggcggcgacgacgagtaCGAGACGGAGCTGCTAGAGCCGACGCCGTTGGCCGACGCGGACGCGGCAGCGGCGCGGGAGTTCTTCGCGCGGCTGGACGCGCAGCTCAACAAGGTGAACCAGTTCTACAAGAGCAAGGAGCAGGAGTTCTTGGAGCGAGGCCGGTCCCTGCGGCGGCAGATGGACATTCTCGCCGACCTCAGCGCGGCCAGGGCCAGCAGGGACGACCCCTTCGTCGCCtcagcctccgcctccgcctcctccg AAGACGAGTCCACAAGGTATGCGATGACGTCAGCATCAGACACGGACCAGCTCCAGCTGAACGAGCAAGAAGGAACCACACCGACCAACGACAACGACCCCGGCGTCACGGCTCTTGCTCAAGAGGACCACCAGCAGCAGGATCTAGAAGGCTCTGGAACTTTCGCGGGGAGGCCGTTGAGCGGGTGCGGGAGGAAGAGCCTGAAGATCACCATCCCCCTGACCACCCCCTCCAGGACGATCTCCGCGCTGACGGACATCCTCTGGGACGAGCTCGCCAGCAGCCAGTCCTCCAAGAAATGCAACCCCGACGGTGGCGTCGGGAAACAGAGCGTCAACAAGACCAAGCTCCGGCACGCGGAGAAGATGATCAAGCGCGCCTTCGTCGAGCTCTACAAGGGCCTGGGCTACCTCGCCACCTACCG GAACCTGAACATGATGGCATTCGTGAAGATTTTGAAGAAGTTCGAGAAGATTACTGGGAAACAGGTCCTGTCCGTATATCTCAAGGTGGTCGAGACCTCCTACTTCAACAGCTCCGACGAG GCGCTGAAGCTGATGGACGAGGTCGAGGACATCTTCGTCCGGCACTTCGCCGGCGACAACCGGCGCAAGGCCATGAAGTACCTGAGGCCCGCGCAGCGGAGGGACTCGCACGCCGCCACCTTCTTCACGGGGCTCACGGCCGGCTGCTTCGCCGCGCTGTTCGTGGGCTACTGCGTCATGGCGCACATGGCCGGgatgtactactactactccaCCCCggcgccacggccacggccaccgCGCGCGCGCGGTGTCACCGCCGGCGGCGGCTTTGGCGACTCCGTGTCGGTGTACATGGAGACCGCGTACCCGGTGCTGAGCATGTTCGCGCTGCTGTTCCTGCACCTGCTCCTCTACGGGTGCAACATGGCGGCGTGGCGCAGGTGCCGCGTCAACTACGGCTTCATCTTCGAGTCGTCGCCGCGgcctgccggcggcggcggggagctCGGGCCCCGGGACGTGTTCCTCGTCTGCGCCGCATCCATGGCCGCCGTCGCCGGCGTCATGTTCGCGCACCTAGCCCTCGTGCTCAGGTCGGGCTACCACCACGCGTCGCCGCACGTCCAGGCCATCCCCGGATTCTTGCTCCTG GTGTTTCTGCTCCTGCTGTTCTGCCCGATCAACGTCGTGTACCGGTCCAGTCGGTTTCAGTTCCTCAGGATACTGAGGAACATTGTGTTGTCACCGCTCTACAAG gttgtgatggtaGACTTCTTCATGGCCGATCAGCTTTGCAGCCAG GTGCCTATGCTACGAAGCCTGGAGTACCTGGCGTGCTATTACATCAGTGGGAGCTACTGGACGCAGGAGTACGGCTACTGTACCAACACCAAGCACATCAGAGACCTGGCCTACGCCGTCTCCTTCCTGCCTTACTACTGGAGAGCCATGCAG TGCGCACGGAGGTGGTTCGACGAGGGGGACACGAGCCACCTGGTGAACCTGGGCAAGTACGTCTCCGCCATGCTCGCCGCCGGCGCCAAGGTGGCGTACGAGAAGGACAAGAGCCTGGCGTCGCTGTCGCTCCTCGTCGCCGTGTCCAGCGGCGCGACGGTGTACCAGCTGTACTGGGACTTCGTCAAGGACTGGGGCCTGCTCCAGCCCAACTCCAAGAACCCCTGGCTCAGGAACGACCTCATCCTCAGGAGGAAATCCATATACTACTTGTCAATG GGACTGAACCTGGTGCTGAGGCTTGCTTGGCTGCAGACCGTCATCCATCCAAATTTTGGGAGTTTGGATTCTAGGGTCACTTCCTTCTTTCTAGCGGCCCTCGAGGTGATCAGGCGAGGGCATTGGAACTTCTACAG GTTGGAGAATGAGCATCTGAACAACGCAGGCAAGTTTCGGGCGGTAAAGACGGTTCCACTGCCTTTTCATGAAGTGGACGAGGACTAA
- the LOC110434089 gene encoding lysine-rich arabinogalactan protein 19-like, producing the protein MAAPLLRQWRRLAVLGALLALHLAAAVAQSPPAAPTTPAAPTTPAAPTTPAAPTTPAAPTTPAAPTTPAAPTTPAAPTTPAAPTTPAAPTTPAAPTTPAAPTTPAAPTTPAAPTTPAAPTTPAAPTTPATPAPTATPTTPAPTATPVAPAKPPPVAPAKPPPVAPPPVTPPPTTPPAVLPPAVQPPAAAPPPTATPPAEAPASLPPATTPPPVAEAPAPPAEIPPAEAPSKGKNKHKRRKKQHGKKEAPAEAPQPLSPPAPAAPSPADLEDVSGPAPSASDVNASNRQHQHWASVVLQTAMAALLLSLAW; encoded by the exons aTGGCCGCGCCGctgctccggcaatggcgccgcctCGCCGTGCTCGGCGCCCTCCTCGCGCtccacctcgccgccgccgtggcgcAGTCGCCACCAGCTGCACCCACGACCCCTGCTGCTCCCACGACCCCGGCTGCACCCACGACCCCTGCCGCACCTACGACTCCGGCTGCACCCACGACCCCTGCCGCACCCACGACCCCTGCCGCACCTACGACTCCGGCTGCACCCACGACCCCTGCCGCACCCACGACTCCGGCTGCACCGACGACCCCTGCCGCACCCACGACACCGGCTGCACCGACGACCCCGGCTGCACCCACGACCCCTGCCGCACCCACGACTCCGGCTGCACCGACGACCCCTGCCGCACCCACGACGCCAGCGACGCCGGCGCCCACTGCCACCCCGACAACGCCAGCGCCGACCGCCACCCCTGTGGCGCCAGCAAAGCCGCCGCCGGTCGCGCCAGCCAAACCCCCTCCGGTGGCGCCACCACCGGTCACGCCACCCCCCACGACGCCACCCGCGGTGCTCCCACCCGCCGTGCAGCCGCCCGCCGCGGCGCCTCCGCCGACGGCCACGCCCCCGGCCGAGGCGCCCGCGTCGCTGCCTCCCGCGACGACGCCCCCGCCCGTGGCCGAGGCCCCCGCGCCGCCCGCGGAGATACCGCCCGCCGAGGCGCCGTCCAAGGGCAAGAACAAGCAcaagaggaggaagaagcagcacGGCAAGAAGGAGGCGCCCGCGGAAGCGCCGCAGCCGCTGAGCCCGCCTGCTCCCGCCGCGCCGTCGCCGGCTGATCTCGAGGACGTGTCCGGCCCTGCACCGTCAGCGTCCGATGTG AATGCGAGCAACCGGCAGCACCAGCACTGGGCCTCCGTCGTCCTGCAGACCGCCATGGCGGCGCTTTTGCTATCGCTAGCGTGGTAA